In Oscillatoria acuminata PCC 6304, a single window of DNA contains:
- a CDS encoding TIGR04222 domain-containing membrane protein, which translates to MNSQQVALYQRIQAFSLDQSEACLSFTQRLATDNGWTLDYAERVIKEYKKFAFLAVVAGHPVAPSDQVDQAWHLHLTYTRSYWQDFCPNILQMPFHHEPSRGGVTEQVKFDNWYHKTLESYQETFGQIPPADIWPNSQVRFGRDLHFLRINTQQNWVIPKPTLPRPKATVNQALIFALSLIVTLIINGCQGIESFPNPLNFNGPDFLTFYIVLGSLVIAIAFYMRFLLRLPDGDPTQEIIRLTPYETAYLAGGKKRLVEAAIVQLVEQEFVTIQPPERRNQAKTLILKKPAIQLSDPVEQAVAQQIKVDGNIHKLRRLESPSLRKIEKRLQRLNLLVSSPQAWKAQVYPLLLILALLALGIAKIFVGISRDKPVGYLVFLCIIITLIAVSLWGTPIHRSHYGDQHLKNIRQGMSNAQFKQNDPQFLLSFALFGIVVLAYQQNEMLATLKDVFTPPSSGDGGGDGGGGGGGCGGGCGGGCGGCGG; encoded by the coding sequence ATGAATTCTCAACAAGTGGCGCTATATCAGCGAATTCAGGCATTTTCCCTCGATCAATCCGAGGCTTGCTTATCCTTCACCCAGCGCCTTGCAACAGATAATGGGTGGACATTGGACTATGCTGAAAGGGTCATCAAAGAATACAAGAAGTTTGCCTTTTTAGCAGTCGTTGCCGGACATCCGGTGGCACCCTCGGATCAAGTCGATCAAGCGTGGCATTTGCATTTAACTTATACGCGATCGTATTGGCAAGATTTTTGTCCTAACATTTTACAAATGCCATTTCATCACGAACCCAGTCGCGGAGGTGTCACAGAGCAGGTAAAATTTGATAATTGGTATCACAAAACCTTAGAAAGTTACCAAGAAACTTTTGGGCAAATTCCTCCGGCTGATATTTGGCCCAACTCCCAAGTGCGATTTGGCCGGGATTTGCACTTTCTGCGGATTAATACTCAGCAGAACTGGGTGATACCCAAGCCAACCTTACCCCGGCCCAAAGCAACAGTGAATCAGGCGCTAATTTTTGCTCTATCCCTGATTGTGACCTTGATCATTAATGGCTGTCAAGGAATAGAAAGTTTTCCAAATCCTCTCAACTTTAACGGCCCAGATTTTTTAACTTTTTATATAGTTTTGGGCAGTTTGGTGATTGCGATCGCCTTTTATATGCGGTTTCTCTTGCGGCTTCCAGATGGTGATCCTACCCAGGAAATTATCCGCCTTACCCCTTACGAAACAGCCTATCTTGCTGGAGGTAAAAAGCGCCTTGTTGAGGCAGCAATCGTCCAGTTAGTTGAGCAGGAATTTGTGACCATTCAGCCACCAGAAAGAAGGAATCAAGCCAAAACCCTCATTTTGAAAAAACCGGCAATTCAATTATCCGACCCTGTAGAACAGGCCGTAGCCCAGCAAATTAAAGTAGATGGAAATATTCATAAACTTCGACGGTTAGAGAGTCCCTCATTGAGGAAAATTGAAAAACGATTGCAACGGCTCAACCTTCTGGTGAGTTCCCCCCAAGCATGGAAAGCCCAAGTTTATCCCCTCCTCCTCATTCTGGCTTTATTGGCATTAGGTATTGCCAAAATTTTTGTGGGAATATCTCGCGATAAACCCGTTGGTTACTTAGTTTTCTTGTGCATCATCATCACTCTGATTGCAGTAAGTCTCTGGGGTACTCCAATTCACCGGAGCCATTATGGTGATCAGCATCTAAAAAATATTCGACAGGGAATGTCTAATGCCCAATTTAAACAGAACGATCCGCAATTTCTCTTGTCGTTTGCTCTTTTCGGGATAGTCGTTCTTGCCTATCAGCAAAATGAAATGCTGGCTACTTTAAAAGATGTATTCACGCCACCCTCTAGCGGTGATGGAGGCGGTGATGGAGGCGGAGGCGGTGGCGGTTGTGGTGGCGGTTGTGGTGGCGGTTGTGGGGGTTGTGGCGGTTGA
- a CDS encoding carbohydrate kinase family protein, whose amino-acid sequence MTHPQVLCLGEILFDCLADRAGQAYEEVESWTPYPGGAPANVASGLVKLGTPAGFIGCVGQDDVGDELVTLLKHLGVDCTGVQRHDTAPTRKVYVVRSEDGDRSFAGFGEIDTTEFADTRLQADQLPHELFFQADFLVVGSLELAFPDSRKAVFRAIEMAEQYDVKIAIDINRRDMFWSDPAESKEIVESLIKRVDFLKISDDEAEWLFDTIDAGAIKYRLGNVEGVLVTAGAKNTTYCLGENEGVVPSFSVDVVDTTGAGDAFVAGFIHQVCMHGVKYLEDPNKAKDVVRYAMAVGALTTTRPGAIAAQPLPTEVIAFLATH is encoded by the coding sequence ATGACTCATCCACAAGTTTTGTGTTTAGGGGAAATTCTATTTGATTGTTTGGCCGATCGCGCGGGTCAAGCCTATGAGGAGGTTGAGTCTTGGACTCCTTATCCTGGAGGTGCACCGGCAAATGTGGCCTCTGGCTTGGTAAAATTAGGGACTCCAGCCGGATTTATTGGCTGTGTGGGACAAGATGACGTCGGGGACGAACTGGTAACGCTGCTCAAGCATCTGGGGGTGGATTGTACCGGAGTGCAGCGTCATGATACGGCCCCCACCCGCAAGGTGTATGTGGTCCGTTCTGAGGATGGCGATCGCAGCTTTGCCGGATTTGGGGAAATCGATACCACAGAATTTGCAGATACTCGCCTCCAAGCGGATCAGTTACCCCATGAATTGTTTTTTCAGGCAGATTTTCTAGTTGTAGGCAGTTTAGAACTGGCATTCCCTGATTCCAGAAAAGCCGTTTTTCGCGCTATAGAAATGGCGGAGCAATATGATGTTAAAATTGCCATTGATATCAATCGGCGCGATATGTTTTGGTCTGACCCCGCCGAATCTAAAGAGATAGTTGAATCCTTAATTAAACGGGTAGATTTCTTGAAAATCTCCGATGATGAAGCCGAATGGTTGTTTGATACGATTGATGCTGGTGCGATTAAGTATCGTCTTGGCAATGTAGAAGGGGTGTTAGTCACCGCTGGAGCCAAAAATACTACTTATTGTCTGGGTGAAAATGAAGGGGTAGTCCCCAGTTTTTCTGTGGATGTGGTGGATACAACCGGGGCCGGAGATGCTTTTGTTGCCGGGTTTATTCATCAGGTTTGTATGCATGGGGTCAAATATTTAGAAGATCCAAACAAGGCAAAAGATGTGGTCCGATATGCGATGGCAGTGGGAGCCTTAACGACGACCCGACCCGGTGCGATCGCCGCTCAACCGCTTCCGACAGAAGTCATAGCGTTTCTGGCTACTCATTAA
- a CDS encoding DUF4168 domain-containing protein, translating to MTSKIKNFIGHQFHQFIFPKLLQLIAILGLMTAILFWGMGGAIASEGLDALTVPSPASEVAPNRPTLDTNTIPSVKVSQFVGAYLQVLHQIEGRQQELLSASTSLESQRIEREIESASITAIEQAGLTKQEYLQMLSLANIDPEFGERIAAAIQEAKNQQ from the coding sequence ATGACTTCAAAAATTAAAAACTTCATCGGGCATCAATTCCATCAATTCATATTCCCAAAGTTGCTGCAATTGATAGCTATTTTAGGACTAATGACGGCGATATTGTTCTGGGGAATGGGTGGCGCGATCGCCTCGGAGGGTCTGGATGCTTTGACCGTCCCTTCCCCGGCATCAGAGGTGGCTCCCAATCGCCCAACCCTTGATACGAATACGATCCCATCAGTAAAAGTATCTCAGTTTGTCGGGGCTTATTTACAAGTGTTGCATCAAATCGAGGGCCGACAACAAGAATTACTCTCGGCATCGACTTCCCTAGAGTCGCAACGCATTGAACGGGAAATTGAAAGCGCCTCAATCACGGCGATCGAACAAGCGGGATTGACGAAACAGGAGTATTTACAAATGCTCTCCCTGGCTAATATCGACCCGGAATTTGGCGAACGCATTGCTGCCGCCATTCAAGAAGCCAAAAACCAACAATAA
- a CDS encoding helix-turn-helix domain-containing protein — protein MTGGDSQTHVTLSERELQVIELVASGLTNQDIAESLEISKRTVDNHISNILNKTKTANRVALVRWALQSGKVCIDDVNCCTLPQLTDEEPEPEPVHEQIEDTQEIEDLG, from the coding sequence ATGACTGGCGGGGACTCTCAGACCCATGTAACCCTTTCGGAGCGAGAGCTACAGGTCATTGAACTGGTAGCATCTGGTTTGACCAATCAGGATATAGCAGAATCGCTAGAAATTAGCAAGAGGACGGTGGATAACCATATCAGCAATATTCTGAACAAAACAAAAACCGCGAACCGTGTGGCATTAGTCAGATGGGCCTTACAGTCGGGTAAGGTGTGCATCGATGATGTTAATTGCTGTACTTTACCGCAATTAACGGACGAAGAACCGGAACCAGAACCTGTTCATGAACAGATTGAAGACACTCAAGAGATTGAGGACCTAGGGTAA
- the hisS gene encoding histidine--tRNA ligase has protein sequence MGAIQALRGTRDILPAEVGYWQKVEAVVREILGKASYREIRTPIFELTSLFERGIGEATDVVGKEMYSFQSRGKKPYSMTLRPEGTAGVVRAYIEQKLHTAGGVQRLWYTGPMFRYERPQAGRQRQFHQVGVEVLGTADPRADVEAIAIATDILQTLGLKNLQLDLNSVGNSEDRQRYREALIAYLTPYQGELDPDSQDRLTRNPLRILDSKDKRTGEIVQDAPKLGDYLCDDSKRHFERVQNLLTQLGIPYQLNHRLVRGLDYYSHTAFEIISDDLGAQATVCGGGRYDNLVSQLGGPETPAVGWAIGLERLIILLQELDTLPQSPLDFYVVSRGEQAEENALVLAQKLRHAGFSAEVDLSGSAFGKQFKRGDRSGAAACLILGDEEAQNQTVQLKWLATGEQKAMTQADLLAKPDELRQQLQTPNP, from the coding sequence ATGGGCGCAATTCAAGCATTACGAGGAACCCGAGACATCCTGCCGGCAGAGGTAGGCTATTGGCAAAAAGTAGAAGCCGTTGTCCGAGAAATCCTCGGCAAAGCCAGCTATCGAGAAATTCGGACGCCAATCTTTGAACTGACGTCCCTATTTGAACGGGGAATTGGGGAAGCGACGGATGTCGTTGGTAAGGAAATGTACAGCTTCCAGAGTCGGGGAAAAAAACCCTACTCTATGACCCTGCGTCCCGAAGGCACAGCCGGAGTGGTCCGCGCCTATATTGAGCAAAAACTGCACACGGCTGGGGGGGTGCAGCGGTTGTGGTACACCGGACCGATGTTCCGCTATGAACGACCCCAGGCGGGACGGCAGCGCCAATTTCATCAAGTCGGGGTCGAGGTCCTAGGTACTGCGGACCCCCGTGCAGATGTGGAGGCGATCGCCATCGCCACGGATATCCTGCAAACCTTGGGACTAAAAAACCTGCAACTGGACCTCAATTCTGTTGGTAATAGCGAAGACAGACAACGCTATCGAGAGGCTTTAATTGCCTATCTCACCCCCTATCAAGGGGAATTAGACCCGGATTCCCAGGACCGACTCACCCGCAATCCCCTGCGAATTTTAGATAGTAAAGACAAACGCACGGGAGAAATTGTCCAAGATGCACCGAAACTGGGAGACTATCTCTGCGACGACTCAAAACGGCACTTTGAGCGCGTCCAAAATTTGTTAACCCAGTTAGGAATTCCCTATCAATTGAATCATCGCTTGGTGCGGGGATTAGATTATTACAGTCACACTGCCTTTGAAATCATTTCCGATGATTTAGGGGCACAAGCAACCGTTTGTGGCGGTGGACGGTATGATAATTTGGTCAGCCAATTGGGGGGACCGGAGACTCCTGCTGTCGGTTGGGCGATCGGCTTAGAACGGTTAATTATTCTACTGCAAGAACTGGATACCCTTCCCCAGAGTCCCTTAGATTTTTATGTGGTTTCCCGGGGGGAACAGGCGGAAGAAAATGCCTTAGTCTTAGCCCAAAAATTGCGTCATGCCGGATTTAGCGCCGAGGTGGATTTAAGCGGCAGTGCCTTTGGGAAACAGTTCAAACGAGGCGATCGGTCTGGTGCCGCTGCCTGCTTGATTTTAGGGGATGAAGAAGCCCAAAATCAAACCGTCCAACTCAAATGGTTAGCAACCGGAGAACAAAAAGCGATGACCCAAGCGGACCTCTTAGCTAAACCCGACGAACTGCGCCAACAATTACAAACCCCGAATCCCTAA
- a CDS encoding nitric-oxide reductase large subunit: MADSTLLDAKGAISPGRRQLTLPAWLALICIIAFSVLLWAGAVISKNAPPVPDIVRSPNQEILVTQANIQSGQEIYLSRGGQDIGSIWGHGSYLAPDWTADVLHRWGLATAGILYNNNPSFSQKDLQALPAPERASLQARVSEQFKTNRYSPETHELLLTDAQSKGLQEVFKDYHELLAKGSAIHSIPSGWFKDDSQIHDVTAFFAWTSWAASANRPNAPFSYTANWPHDDLIGNQPPAQFLIWSIVSVIVLIAGIGIFLFIYLKEEDDEVLPVPARPAVRIPTPSQKVTSLFFGVAMALFLVQIMMGMFTAHYAVEGEGFYGIPLNLYLPYAATRTWHLQLAIFWIATCWLAAGLYFAPRFSGYEPKGQALGNSVLLGALTVVVVGSLIGSWSAVQGLFSVKNSFLWGHQGYEYIELGRVWQILLIAAMIFWLWLLYRGFKPALQKEKSPTGLSHFFLYSAITIPLFYSVGLMYTNHTPLSIAEYWRWWVIHLWVEGFFEVFATVVIAYLCSELGFLRRSSALRATYLTTLLYLGSGVIGTLHHLYFSGTPSFIAAIGSVFSALEVVPLTLIGFEILKTLKLSKEAEGFYRWPLRFFIATCIWNLIGAGVFGFLINPPIVLYYSQGINTTPIHAHAALFGVYGCLAIALMLFALREFVPDDAWDDRWIKFAFWAINIGLVMMLIFGLIPNGFYQLAQSVEYGTWYARSAEVIGSPWMRWTVWLRIPGDIVFALGTVSMFIFTMKAIFAIFQFPVKTYPHKEFQPIEK, encoded by the coding sequence ATGGCAGATTCAACCCTATTAGATGCCAAAGGTGCAATCAGTCCGGGGAGACGACAACTCACCTTACCCGCCTGGTTAGCACTGATTTGTATCATTGCCTTTAGTGTATTACTCTGGGCAGGGGCGGTCATTTCCAAGAATGCCCCACCCGTTCCTGATATCGTGCGATCGCCCAATCAAGAAATCCTCGTCACCCAAGCTAACATCCAATCCGGACAGGAAATCTACCTCTCTCGCGGAGGACAAGATATTGGCAGCATCTGGGGACATGGCAGCTACCTCGCCCCAGACTGGACCGCCGATGTCTTACATCGCTGGGGATTAGCCACCGCAGGCATATTATACAACAACAATCCCAGCTTTTCTCAAAAGGATTTACAAGCATTACCAGCCCCCGAACGCGCCAGTTTGCAAGCGCGAGTCAGTGAACAATTTAAAACCAATCGGTATAGTCCCGAAACCCACGAACTCCTTTTAACCGATGCTCAAAGTAAAGGACTCCAGGAGGTTTTTAAAGACTATCATGAACTGTTAGCCAAAGGGTCAGCTATTCACTCCATCCCTTCCGGTTGGTTCAAAGATGATAGTCAAATTCACGATGTCACCGCCTTCTTTGCCTGGACCTCTTGGGCAGCATCCGCCAATCGGCCCAATGCCCCATTTTCCTATACCGCAAATTGGCCTCATGATGATTTAATTGGCAACCAACCGCCGGCCCAATTTCTAATCTGGTCCATCGTTTCTGTCATTGTTTTAATTGCTGGAATTGGGATTTTTCTCTTCATCTATTTAAAAGAAGAAGACGACGAAGTATTACCCGTTCCCGCCCGTCCCGCTGTGCGAATTCCCACCCCCAGCCAGAAAGTAACCTCGTTATTTTTTGGCGTAGCAATGGCACTGTTTCTCGTGCAAATCATGATGGGAATGTTTACCGCCCATTATGCCGTTGAAGGAGAAGGATTTTATGGCATTCCCTTGAACCTCTATCTCCCTTATGCCGCCACGAGAACCTGGCATTTGCAACTCGCAATTTTCTGGATTGCTACCTGCTGGTTAGCTGCCGGACTCTATTTTGCGCCGCGATTTAGTGGCTATGAACCGAAAGGACAAGCCCTCGGCAATAGTGTCTTATTGGGGGCATTAACCGTCGTGGTTGTCGGTTCTCTCATTGGGTCTTGGTCAGCAGTGCAAGGGCTATTCAGTGTCAAAAATAGCTTCTTGTGGGGACATCAAGGCTATGAATATATCGAACTCGGGCGAGTTTGGCAAATCTTGCTGATTGCCGCGATGATATTTTGGCTGTGGTTACTGTATCGCGGATTTAAACCCGCCTTACAAAAGGAAAAAAGTCCAACGGGATTAAGTCACTTTTTCCTTTATAGCGCGATTACCATTCCCCTGTTTTATTCCGTGGGATTGATGTACACTAATCACACGCCCTTGAGTATTGCCGAGTATTGGCGCTGGTGGGTCATTCATCTCTGGGTCGAAGGATTTTTCGAGGTGTTTGCCACGGTTGTGATTGCCTATTTATGCAGTGAATTAGGCTTTTTACGACGGTCATCGGCCCTGCGTGCTACTTATTTAACCACCCTGTTATATTTAGGCAGTGGTGTGATAGGAACCCTACATCACCTTTACTTTTCCGGAACACCCTCGTTTATTGCGGCGATCGGTTCCGTCTTTTCCGCCTTAGAAGTCGTCCCGTTAACCCTGATTGGCTTTGAAATTTTAAAAACCTTAAAATTGTCCAAAGAAGCCGAAGGATTTTATCGCTGGCCCTTGCGATTTTTTATCGCCACTTGTATCTGGAACTTAATCGGTGCAGGCGTGTTTGGATTCTTGATTAATCCACCGATTGTGCTGTATTATTCCCAAGGAATCAATACCACCCCGATTCATGCTCACGCCGCCTTATTTGGGGTCTATGGCTGCTTGGCGATCGCCCTCATGCTGTTTGCCTTACGCGAGTTCGTCCCGGATGACGCTTGGGACGATCGCTGGATTAAATTCGCATTTTGGGCCATTAATATCGGATTAGTCATGATGCTCATCTTTGGCTTAATTCCCAACGGATTTTATCAACTCGCCCAATCCGTAGAATACGGCACCTGGTACGCCCGAAGTGCCGAAGTCATCGGTTCCCCCTGGATGCGCTGGACCGTCTGGTTAAGAATTCCCGGGGATATTGTGTTCGCCTTGGGAACCGTATCGATGTTTATCTTTACCATGAAGGCAATTTTTGCCATCTTCCAGTTCCCGGTTAAAACCTATCCCCATAAAGAATTTCAACCGATTGAGAAATAA
- a CDS encoding ribosomal protein L7/L12 yields the protein MESVIISIFIIAVSGLTWIGLFAVIQKVRLPNALKPQENLLKPIERQRWDNPTPTKTDRRLTQIEQKLDLILHHLDIEIPELEDNNPLTLSPEFCTVILQFVPPESKIATLKTVRVLTELGLKEAKNLIESAPQIILQQIPASEAESAKRQLEQSGARVTLQ from the coding sequence ATGGAAAGTGTCATCATATCTATCTTTATTATCGCTGTCAGTGGATTAACTTGGATAGGACTTTTCGCCGTTATTCAAAAAGTGCGTCTCCCTAACGCCCTCAAGCCTCAGGAAAACCTCCTCAAACCAATCGAACGACAACGCTGGGACAATCCCACCCCAACAAAGACCGATCGCCGCCTCACACAAATCGAACAAAAACTCGATTTGATCCTTCATCATTTAGACATCGAAATCCCCGAACTCGAAGACAATAATCCTCTCACCCTATCCCCGGAATTTTGCACGGTAATATTACAATTTGTCCCCCCCGAGTCTAAAATTGCTACCCTGAAAACCGTGAGAGTCCTCACCGAATTAGGACTCAAAGAAGCCAAAAACTTGATTGAATCTGCCCCGCAAATCATCCTCCAGCAAATTCCCGCCTCAGAAGCAGAATCCGCAAAACGGCAACTCGAACAATCTGGGGCGAGAGTTACCCTTCAATAG
- the hisB gene encoding imidazoleglycerol-phosphate dehydratase HisB, translating into MQTRTSPTSSSESSTKADSEQNLGQLPRMSTVRRTTGETDVHVTINLDGQGNCTAATGVPFLDHMLHQIASHGLIDLEVKATGDIEIDDHHTNEDVGITLGQALGKALGDRKGIIRFGHFVAPLDEALIQVALDFSGRPHLSYGLEIPTQRVGTYDTQLVREFFVAIVNHAQMTLHIRQLDGINSHHIIEATFKAFARSLRMATEIDPRRATTIPSSKGVL; encoded by the coding sequence ATGCAGACCCGAACTAGCCCGACTTCCTCCTCCGAGAGTTCTACAAAAGCTGATTCCGAACAAAATTTAGGCCAACTCCCCCGGATGTCCACCGTCCGACGCACCACTGGGGAAACCGATGTCCATGTAACGATTAATCTCGATGGACAAGGGAACTGTACCGCTGCTACAGGTGTGCCCTTTCTCGACCATATGTTACATCAAATTGCCTCTCACGGCTTGATTGACCTAGAGGTAAAAGCCACCGGGGATATAGAAATTGATGACCATCATACCAATGAAGATGTGGGAATTACATTAGGTCAAGCCTTGGGTAAAGCCCTCGGCGATCGCAAAGGCATCATCCGGTTTGGTCACTTTGTCGCCCCCCTCGATGAAGCCTTGATTCAAGTCGCCCTCGACTTTTCCGGTCGCCCTCACTTAAGCTATGGCTTAGAGATCCCCACCCAACGAGTCGGCACCTATGACACCCAATTAGTGCGAGAATTCTTCGTGGCGATCGTCAATCACGCCCAAATGACCCTCCACATCCGCCAACTCGACGGCATTAATTCCCATCACATCATCGAAGCCACCTTTAAAGCCTTCGCCCGCAGTCTGCGCATGGCAACCGAAATCGACCCCCGTCGCGCCACCACCATCCCCAGTTCTAAAGGTGTTCTTTAA
- the fabI gene encoding enoyl-ACP reductase FabI, translating into MLDLTGKNALVTGIANNRSIAWGIAQQLHKAGANLGITYLPDEKGRQEKKVKELVEPLNPSLFVPCNVQDDAQIQATFDTIRETWDKIDILIHCLAFAGKDELTGDFSNTSREGFTRALDISSYSLVSLAAAAKPLMTQGGSIVTLTYLGGVRVIPNYNVMGIAKAALEMNVRYLAAEMGPQNVRVNGISAGPIRTLASSAVGGILDMIHHVEEMAPLRRTVTQTEVGNTAAFLCSDLSSGITGQIIYVDSGYCIMGM; encoded by the coding sequence ATGCTAGATTTAACAGGAAAAAACGCCTTAGTCACCGGAATTGCTAACAACCGTTCCATCGCTTGGGGTATTGCCCAACAACTCCACAAAGCTGGGGCCAATCTCGGCATCACCTATCTCCCGGATGAAAAGGGCCGTCAAGAAAAAAAAGTCAAAGAATTAGTCGAACCCCTCAACCCCAGTTTGTTCGTTCCCTGCAACGTTCAAGATGACGCCCAAATTCAAGCCACCTTCGACACCATCCGCGAAACTTGGGACAAAATCGACATCCTGATCCACTGTCTCGCCTTTGCCGGTAAAGATGAACTCACCGGAGACTTTAGCAACACCTCCCGCGAAGGCTTTACCCGCGCTTTGGATATTAGTTCCTACTCCCTGGTTTCCCTCGCTGCTGCCGCCAAACCCCTAATGACCCAAGGCGGCAGCATCGTCACCCTCACCTACCTCGGTGGCGTTCGCGTCATCCCCAACTACAACGTCATGGGGATTGCCAAAGCTGCCTTAGAAATGAATGTCCGCTACCTCGCCGCTGAAATGGGCCCCCAAAATGTCCGCGTCAATGGCATCTCTGCCGGTCCCATCCGGACCCTCGCCTCTTCTGCCGTCGGTGGCATCCTGGACATGATCCATCATGTGGAAGAAATGGCCCCTCTGCGCCGGACCGTCACCCAAACCGAAGTCGGCAATACTGCGGCATTCCTCTGTAGCGACTTATCTAGCGGCATCACGGGTCAAATCATCTATGTCGATTCTGGCTACTGCATTATGGGAATGTAA
- the ntcA gene encoding global nitrogen regulator NtcA, with amino-acid sequence MTQDRPLAAVFRQMGSGSFPPVVENYERGKTIFFPGDPAERVYFLLKGAVKLSRVYEAGEEITVALLRENSVFGVLSLITGHRSDRFYHAVAFTPVELLSVPIDQVEKALKEDPDLSMLMLRGLSSRILQTEMMIETLAHRDMGSRLVSFLLILCRDFGVPTSEGITIDLKLSHQAIAEAIGSTRVTVTRLLGDLRCEQMISIHKKKITVHNPVALSQQFT; translated from the coding sequence ATGACCCAAGATAGACCACTAGCCGCAGTATTCCGTCAGATGGGAAGTGGATCGTTTCCCCCAGTGGTGGAGAATTACGAACGAGGAAAAACCATCTTTTTCCCTGGGGATCCCGCTGAACGGGTTTATTTTTTACTCAAAGGTGCCGTTAAGCTATCCCGCGTCTATGAAGCCGGAGAGGAAATTACCGTGGCCCTGCTGCGGGAAAATAGTGTGTTTGGGGTACTCTCCCTGATCACGGGTCATCGTTCGGACCGCTTTTATCATGCTGTTGCCTTTACCCCAGTCGAGTTGCTTTCAGTGCCGATCGACCAGGTGGAAAAGGCACTCAAGGAAGATCCCGACCTGTCAATGCTGATGTTGCGGGGCTTATCTTCCCGAATTTTACAGACGGAAATGATGATTGAAACCTTGGCCCACCGGGATATGGGCTCGCGGTTGGTGAGTTTTCTGCTGATTCTGTGTCGGGATTTTGGAGTGCCGACTTCCGAGGGGATTACGATTGATTTAAAGTTATCCCATCAGGCGATCGCCGAAGCCATTGGCTCAACTCGGGTCACCGTCACCCGTTTGCTGGGGGATCTGCGCTGTGAACAGATGATCTCGATTCATAAAAAGAAGATCACCGTTCATAATCCCGTGGCGTTGAGTCAGCAATTTACTTGA